A section of the Mastomys coucha isolate ucsf_1 unplaced genomic scaffold, UCSF_Mcou_1 pScaffold15, whole genome shotgun sequence genome encodes:
- the Ndufaf5 gene encoding arginine-hydroxylase NDUFAF5, mitochondrial isoform X2, with amino-acid sequence MFGGDTLYELRCSLQLAETEREGGFAPHVSPFTAVSDLGHLLGRAGFNTLTVDTDEIQVNYPGMFELMEDLKGMGESNCSWNRKALLHRDTMLAAAAVYREMYQNEDGSIPATYQIYHMIGWKYHDSQAKPAERGSATVSFGELAKLNDVISQGKK; translated from the exons ATGTTCGGAGGTGACACACTCTATGAACTCCGGTGTTCATTACAgttagcagagacagagagggaaggaggcttTGCCCCACACGTTTCTCCTTTCACTGCTGTCAGTGACCTAGGGCATCTGCTGGGAAGAGCTGGCTTCAACACTCTGACTGTG gatACTGATGAAATTCAAGTTAACTATCCTGGAATGTTTGAATTGATGGAAGATTTAAAAG GTATGGGTGAGAGCAACTGTTCTTGGAACAGAAAAGCCCTGCTGCACCGAGACACAATGCTGGCAGCTGCAGCGGTTTACAGAG AGATGTACCAGAATGAGGATGGTTCCATACCTGCAACCTATCAAATCTACCACATGATAGGATGGAAATACCATGACTCTCAG gcAAAGCCAGCTGAAAGAGGTTCTGCAACCGTGTCATTTGGAGAGCTAGCAAAACTAAATGATGTCATATCACaggggaaaaaataa